Part of the Acidimicrobiia bacterium genome is shown below.
GTGGCGTCACTCGACGACCTCAACGATCTCGTCGCCGAAGCCGACATTCTCGATGATGTCCGTGTCATTTCGGGACGTCTCCCAGTGGACGGTCGCCGCATCACCGTGGGGGAACACTTCGCTCTTGAACAGCCGCTGCTCCAGACGCTGACCGTTGAGTCGTTCGATGTGGCGGTCGATCTCGAGGTCAGGGTTGATCAGAAAGCCAGGATCTGTGTCCGTCAGGCCCACTACTCGGTGCCGGTCCGGCTCGCCGGAAAGAAGATTCGGGTCCGTCTCGGT
Proteins encoded:
- a CDS encoding IS21 family transposase, which gives rise to YFGGVPGTIRYDNLKAAVIKVLLGRDRWENPKFIALRSHYGFESFFCLPGIDGAHEKGGVEGEIGRFRRRHLVPVPNVASLDDLNDLVAEADILDDVRVISGRLPVDGRRITVGEHFALEQPLLQTLTVESFDVAVDLEVRVDQKARICVRQAHYSVPVRLAGKKIRVRLG